A genome region from Magnetovibrio sp. includes the following:
- a CDS encoding pirin family protein has translation MIKVTPFEDFGHQDHGWLKACHHFSFADYYDPDRMGFGPLRVWNDDHIKAGTGFPTHPHRDMEIVTYVRRGAVSHEDSLGNRGRTAAGQVQVMSAGTGIRHAEFNLEGEDLDLFQVWVEPDEIGHQPRWDTRTFDRDRVSDGFVTLVSGRHGREHEDALFIHQDAAFLAAVMDTGETYEVSLEPGRRAYVVPARGEIEINGVRVPERGSAAINQETALKITALSAAEVVMFDLP, from the coding sequence ATGATCAAGGTGACGCCTTTCGAAGACTTCGGTCATCAAGACCATGGCTGGCTGAAGGCCTGTCATCACTTCAGCTTCGCCGATTATTACGATCCCGACCGCATGGGCTTTGGGCCCTTGCGGGTGTGGAACGACGATCACATCAAGGCCGGCACGGGATTTCCCACCCATCCCCACCGGGACATGGAAATCGTCACCTATGTGCGGCGCGGCGCGGTCAGTCACGAAGATAGCCTCGGCAATCGTGGCCGCACCGCCGCCGGACAGGTCCAGGTGATGAGCGCCGGCACCGGCATTCGTCATGCCGAGTTCAATCTCGAAGGCGAAGATCTGGATCTGTTTCAGGTGTGGGTCGAACCCGACGAGATCGGACACCAGCCGCGCTGGGACACCCGCACCTTCGATCGCGACCGCGTCAGCGACGGGTTCGTGACGCTGGTGTCGGGCCGCCATGGACGTGAGCACGAGGACGCGCTGTTCATCCATCAAGACGCGGCGTTTCTGGCGGCGGTGATGGACACGGGGGAAACCTACGAGGTGTCGCTCGAACCCGGACGACGGGCATACGTGGTGCCCGCGCGCGGTGAAATCGAAATCAATGGCGTGCGTGTGCCGGAACGCGGATCGGCGGCGATCAACCAAGAAACGGCATTGAAGATCACGGCGTTGAGCGCTGCGGAAGTGGTGATGTTCGACCTGCCTTGA
- the wrbA gene encoding NAD(P)H:quinone oxidoreductase produces MNKILVVYHSSYGHIETMASAIAEGAKSVEGVEVTLKRIPELMTDDAMAAAGMKIEQAAELATPDELADYDGIIFGTPTRFGNMSAQMRSFLDQTGGLWMKGALIGKVGSVFTSSAVQHAGQETTITSFHTTLLHHGMVVAGVPFSVAELSNTDEMSGGTPYGASTIAKGDGSRTPSQNELAIAHAQGAHVAQLAVKLAA; encoded by the coding sequence TCGTGTACCACAGCTCTTACGGACATATCGAAACGATGGCTTCAGCCATCGCCGAAGGCGCCAAAAGCGTCGAGGGCGTCGAGGTTACGCTGAAGCGCATCCCGGAATTGATGACGGACGATGCGATGGCGGCGGCAGGAATGAAAATCGAGCAGGCGGCAGAGTTGGCGACGCCTGACGAGTTGGCCGATTACGACGGCATCATTTTCGGTACGCCGACGCGTTTTGGCAACATGTCGGCGCAAATGCGCAGTTTTCTCGACCAAACCGGTGGCCTGTGGATGAAGGGTGCGTTGATCGGCAAGGTCGGTTCGGTGTTTACCTCCAGCGCAGTTCAGCACGCAGGCCAGGAAACCACCATCACGTCTTTCCATACCACTTTGCTGCATCATGGCATGGTGGTCGCCGGGGTGCCGTTTTCGGTGGCTGAACTCTCCAACACCGATGAAATGTCGGGCGGCACGCCTTACGGCGCAAGCACCATCGCCAAGGGCGACGGCAGCCGAACCCCGTCGCAAAACGAATTGGCTATTGCCCACGCCCAGGGCGCGCATGTGGCGCAACTGGCGGTGAAGCTTGCCGCATAA